The Rhizobium leguminosarum genome includes a region encoding these proteins:
- the rplA gene encoding 50S ribosomal protein L1 — protein sequence MAGKRTKKINEGVDPTKLYALTLAIGMVKERAVAKFDETIEVSMNLGVDPRHADQMVRGVVNLPNGTGRTVRVAVFARGAKADEAKAAGADIVGAEDLVEIVQGGKIEFDRCIATPDMMPLVGRLGKVLGPRGMMPNPKVGTVTMDVAGAVKASKGGAVEFRVEKAGIVHAGIGKASFDAKALEENIRAFADAVIKAKPAGAKGNYVKRVAISSTMGPGVKIEPGSVTGAPAA from the coding sequence ATGGCTGGTAAGCGCACGAAGAAGATCAACGAAGGTGTTGATCCCACCAAGCTCTACGCTCTGACCCTGGCCATCGGCATGGTCAAGGAACGGGCTGTCGCCAAGTTCGACGAAACCATCGAAGTCTCGATGAACCTCGGCGTCGACCCGCGCCATGCGGACCAGATGGTTCGCGGCGTCGTCAACCTGCCGAACGGCACGGGCCGCACGGTTCGCGTCGCCGTCTTCGCTCGTGGCGCCAAGGCTGACGAAGCCAAGGCCGCTGGTGCCGATATCGTCGGCGCCGAAGACCTCGTCGAAATCGTCCAGGGCGGCAAGATCGAATTCGATCGCTGCATCGCCACCCCCGATATGATGCCGCTCGTCGGCCGTCTCGGTAAGGTTCTCGGTCCGCGCGGCATGATGCCGAACCCGAAGGTCGGCACCGTTACCATGGACGTCGCAGGAGCCGTCAAGGCTTCCAAGGGCGGCGCTGTCGAGTTCCGCGTCGAGAAGGCTGGCATCGTCCATGCCGGTATCGGCAAGGCCTCTTTCGACGCCAAGGCTCTGGAAGAAAACATCCGCGCCTTTGCTGACGCCGTCATCAAGGCGAAGCCGGCTGGCGCCAAGGGCAACTACGTCAAGCGCGTGGCGATTTCGTCGACCATGGGCCCGGGCGTCAAGATCGAGCCCGGCTCGGTCACCGGTGCTCCGGCTGCGTAA
- the rplJ gene encoding 50S ribosomal protein L10, protein MERAEKREFVTELNEVFKASGSVVVAHYAGATVAQMNDFRSKMRAAGGTVKVAKNRLAKIALQGTEAEGMSNLFKGQTLIAYSTDPITAPKVVMDFAKTNDKIIVLGGAMGTTTLNAEAVKSLATLPSLDELRAKLLGMIQTPATRIAGVVAAPASQLARVFAAYAKKDEAA, encoded by the coding sequence GTGGAAAGAGCGGAAAAACGCGAATTCGTCACGGAACTGAACGAAGTCTTCAAGGCTTCGGGCTCAGTTGTCGTGGCCCACTATGCTGGTGCCACAGTCGCGCAGATGAACGATTTTCGTTCGAAGATGCGCGCAGCTGGCGGTACCGTCAAAGTCGCGAAGAACCGCCTGGCCAAGATTGCCCTTCAGGGTACGGAAGCGGAAGGGATGTCCAATCTCTTCAAGGGTCAGACGCTGATTGCATACAGCACCGATCCAATCACCGCTCCGAAGGTCGTCATGGATTTCGCCAAGACCAATGACAAGATCATTGTTCTGGGCGGCGCCATGGGAACAACCACGCTCAACGCCGAAGCAGTCAAGTCGCTTGCGACCCTGCCTTCGCTCGATGAGCTGCGTGCGAAGCTGCTGGGCATGATCCAGACACCGGCTACCCGCATCGCTGGGGTTGTTGCAGCACCGGCAAGCCAGCTTGCCCGCGTGTTTGCGGCCTATGCCAAGAAGGACGAAGCCGCGTAA
- the rplK gene encoding 50S ribosomal protein L11 codes for MAKKVAGQLKLQVKAGSANPSPPIGPALGQRGINIMEFCKAFNAATQEMEKGMPIPVVITYYQDKSFTFAMKQPPVSYWLKKEAKITSGSKTPGKGAKAGSLTKAQIKSIAEAKMKDLNAADIEGAMAMIEGSARAMGLEVVG; via the coding sequence ATGGCTAAGAAAGTTGCAGGCCAACTCAAGCTTCAGGTCAAGGCAGGATCGGCAAACCCGTCCCCGCCGATTGGTCCGGCGCTTGGTCAGCGTGGCATTAACATCATGGAATTCTGCAAAGCGTTCAATGCCGCTACGCAGGAAATGGAAAAGGGCATGCCGATTCCGGTCGTCATTACCTATTACCAGGACAAGTCCTTCACCTTCGCGATGAAGCAGCCGCCGGTCAGCTACTGGCTGAAGAAGGAAGCGAAGATCACGTCCGGTTCCAAGACGCCCGGCAAGGGCGCCAAGGCCGGCTCCCTCACCAAGGCTCAGATCAAGTCGATCGCGGAAGCCAAGATGAAGGATCTGAACGCAGCGGATATCGAAGGTGCAATGGCGATGATCGAGGGCTCTGCCCGCGCCATGGGCCTGGAAGTGGTGGGTTAA
- the rplL gene encoding 50S ribosomal protein L7/L12 translates to MADLAKIVDDLSSLTVLEAAELSKLLEEKWGVSAAAPVAVAAAAGGAAAAVVEEEKTEFDVILTDVGANKINVIKEVRAITGLGLKEAKDLVEAAPKAVKEGVNKAEAADIKKKLEDAGAKADVK, encoded by the coding sequence ATGGCTGATCTCGCAAAGATCGTTGACGACCTCTCCTCGCTGACCGTTCTGGAAGCTGCAGAACTGTCGAAGCTTCTCGAAGAAAAGTGGGGCGTTTCCGCTGCTGCTCCGGTAGCTGTTGCTGCCGCTGCCGGCGGTGCTGCTGCTGCTGTCGTTGAAGAAGAAAAGACCGAGTTCGACGTCATCCTCACGGATGTCGGCGCCAACAAGATCAACGTCATCAAGGAAGTCCGCGCCATCACTGGTCTCGGCCTCAAGGAAGCCAAGGATCTCGTTGAAGCCGCTCCGAAGGCTGTCAAGGAAGGCGTCAACAAGGCTGAAGCCGCTGACATCAAGAAGAAGCTTGAAGACGCTGGCGCCAAGGCCGACGTCAAGTAA
- the rpoB gene encoding DNA-directed RNA polymerase subunit beta: MAQTLSFNGRRRVRKFFGKIPEVAEMPNLIEVQKASYDQFLMVEEPKGGRPDEGLQAVFKSVFPITDFSGASMLEFVSYEFEPPKFDVDECRQRDLTYAAPLKVTLRLIVFDIDEDTGAKSIKDIKEQSVYMGDMPLMTNNGTFIVNGTERVIVSQMHRSPGVFFDHDKGKSHSSGKLLFAARVIPYRGSWLDIEFDAKDIVYARIDRRRKIPVTSLLMALGMDGEEILDTFYTKSLYKRDGEGWRIPFKPETLKGAKAITEMVDADTGEVVVEAGKKLTPRLLRTLSDKGLKALKAADDDLYGNYLAGDIVNYSTGEIYLEAGDEIDEKTLGIILANGFDEIPVLGIDHINVGAYIRNTLTADKNENRQDALFDIYRVMRPGEPPTMESAEAMFNSLFFDAERYDLSAVGRVKMNMRLDLTVEDTVRILRKDDILAVVRMLVELRDGKGEIDDIDNLGNRRVRSVGELMENQYRLGLLRMERAIKERMSSIEIDTVMPQDLINAKPAAAAVREFFGSSQLSQFMDQVNPLSEITHKRRLSALGPGGLTRERAGFEVRDVHPTHYGRICPIETPEGPNIGLINSLATFARVNKYGFIESPYRRIVDGKVTSDVLYLSAMEEAKYYVAQANAEMNADGSFVDEFVVCRHAGEVMLAPRDSMNLMDVSPKQVVSVAAALIPFLENDDANRALMGSNMQRQAVPLLRAEAPFVGTGMEPVVARDSGAAIGARRGGVVDQVDATRIVIRATEDLEAGKSGVDIYRLQKFQRSNQNTCVNQRPLVTVGDEVNRGDILADGPSTDLGDLALGRNALVAFMPWNGYNYEDSILLSERIVADDVFTSIHIEEFEVMARDTKLGPEEITRDIPNVSEEALKNLDEAGIVYIGAEVQPGDILVGKITPKGESPMTPEEKLLRAIFGEKASDVRDTSMRMPPGTYGTIVEVRVFNRHGVEKDERAMAIEREEIERLAKDRDDEQAILDRNVYGRLIEMLRGQASIAGPKGFKKGAELSNAVVSEYPRSQWWMFAVEDEKVQSELEALRGQYDESKSRLEQRFMDKVEKVQRGDEMPPGVMKMVKVFVAVKRKIQPGDKMAGRHGNKGVVSRIVPVEDMPFLEDGTHVDVVLNPLGVPSRMNVGQILETHLGWACAGMGRQIGELIDAYKANGNIEPLRKTIGDVVGDGPKAEQVHEFDDDSVLRLADQWKRGVSIATPVFDGANEADVNDMLRLAGLKDSGQSTLYDGRTGEQFDRQVTVGYIYMLKLNHLVDDKIHARSIGPYSLVTQQPLGGKAQFGGQRFGEMEVWALEAYGAAYTLQEMLTVKSDDVAGRTKVYEAIVRGDDTFEAGIPESFNVLVKEMRSLGLSVELENTKLDEAQAAQLPDAAE, translated from the coding sequence ATGGCTCAGACCCTTTCGTTCAACGGTCGCAGGCGCGTACGCAAGTTTTTTGGTAAGATCCCCGAAGTCGCAGAAATGCCGAACCTCATCGAGGTTCAGAAGGCGTCCTACGACCAGTTTCTGATGGTTGAAGAGCCGAAGGGCGGCCGACCCGACGAGGGTCTTCAGGCCGTTTTCAAATCGGTTTTCCCGATCACCGATTTCTCCGGCGCATCCATGCTGGAATTCGTGTCCTACGAGTTCGAACCGCCGAAGTTTGACGTTGACGAATGCCGTCAGCGCGACCTGACCTATGCTGCACCCCTGAAGGTGACGCTGCGCCTCATCGTGTTCGATATCGACGAGGATACCGGCGCCAAGTCGATCAAGGACATCAAGGAACAGTCCGTTTACATGGGCGACATGCCGCTCATGACCAACAACGGCACGTTCATCGTCAACGGCACCGAGCGCGTGATCGTTTCCCAGATGCACCGTTCGCCGGGCGTCTTCTTCGACCATGACAAGGGCAAGAGCCATTCGTCCGGCAAGCTGCTCTTTGCTGCGCGCGTCATCCCTTATCGCGGTTCCTGGCTCGATATCGAATTCGACGCCAAGGACATCGTCTACGCCCGTATCGACCGCCGCCGCAAGATCCCTGTCACGTCGCTGCTGATGGCGCTCGGCATGGACGGCGAGGAAATTCTCGACACCTTCTACACGAAGTCGCTCTACAAGCGCGACGGCGAAGGCTGGCGCATTCCCTTCAAGCCGGAAACGCTGAAGGGTGCCAAGGCGATCACCGAGATGGTCGACGCCGATACCGGCGAAGTCGTCGTGGAAGCCGGCAAGAAGCTGACCCCGCGCCTGCTGCGCACGCTGTCCGACAAGGGTCTGAAGGCCCTCAAGGCCGCCGACGACGATCTTTATGGCAACTACCTTGCCGGCGACATCGTCAACTACTCGACGGGTGAGATCTACCTCGAAGCTGGCGACGAAATCGACGAGAAGACGCTTGGCATCATCCTGGCGAACGGCTTTGACGAGATCCCGGTTCTCGGCATCGACCACATCAATGTCGGCGCCTATATCCGCAACACCCTGACAGCCGACAAGAACGAGAACCGTCAGGACGCTCTGTTCGACATCTACCGCGTCATGCGTCCGGGTGAACCGCCGACCATGGAATCGGCCGAAGCCATGTTCAACTCGCTGTTCTTCGATGCGGAGCGTTACGACCTCTCCGCCGTCGGCCGCGTCAAGATGAACATGCGCCTCGACCTGACCGTCGAAGACACCGTTCGCATCCTGCGCAAGGACGACATCCTGGCCGTGGTCAGGATGCTGGTCGAACTGCGCGACGGCAAGGGCGAGATCGACGACATCGACAACCTCGGCAACCGTCGTGTCCGTTCGGTCGGCGAGCTGATGGAAAACCAGTACCGTCTCGGCCTGCTGCGCATGGAGCGCGCGATCAAGGAACGCATGTCCTCGATCGAGATCGACACGGTCATGCCGCAGGATCTGATCAACGCCAAGCCGGCAGCTGCTGCCGTGCGCGAATTCTTCGGTTCCTCGCAGCTCTCGCAGTTCATGGACCAGGTCAACCCGCTCTCGGAAATCACCCACAAGCGCCGTCTTTCGGCTCTTGGCCCGGGCGGTCTGACCCGCGAGCGCGCCGGCTTCGAAGTCCGCGACGTGCATCCGACCCACTATGGCCGCATCTGCCCGATCGAAACGCCGGAAGGCCCGAACATCGGTCTGATCAACTCGCTTGCGACCTTTGCCCGCGTCAACAAGTACGGCTTCATCGAAAGCCCGTACCGCCGCATCGTCGACGGCAAGGTGACGAGCGACGTGCTCTACCTCTCCGCCATGGAAGAGGCGAAGTACTACGTCGCCCAGGCCAATGCCGAGATGAACGCTGACGGTTCCTTCGTCGACGAATTCGTCGTCTGCCGTCATGCCGGCGAAGTCATGCTCGCCCCGCGCGACAGCATGAACCTGATGGACGTCTCGCCGAAGCAGGTCGTTTCGGTCGCAGCCGCGCTCATCCCGTTCCTGGAAAACGACGACGCCAACCGCGCGCTCATGGGCTCGAACATGCAGCGTCAGGCAGTGCCGCTGCTGCGTGCCGAAGCTCCGTTCGTCGGGACCGGCATGGAGCCGGTCGTCGCCCGTGACTCTGGCGCCGCCATCGGCGCCCGCCGCGGCGGCGTGGTCGACCAGGTCGACGCGACGCGTATCGTTATCCGCGCCACGGAAGACCTCGAAGCCGGCAAGTCCGGCGTCGATATCTACCGCCTGCAGAAGTTCCAGCGTTCGAACCAGAACACCTGCGTCAACCAGCGCCCGCTGGTCACCGTCGGTGACGAGGTCAACCGCGGCGACATCCTCGCCGACGGCCCGTCGACCGATCTCGGCGACCTGGCGCTCGGCCGCAACGCGCTCGTCGCGTTCATGCCCTGGAACGGCTACAACTACGAAGACTCGATCCTGCTCTCCGAGCGTATCGTTGCCGACGACGTGTTCACCTCCATCCACATCGAGGAATTCGAAGTGATGGCGCGCGACACCAAGCTTGGTCCGGAAGAAATCACCCGCGATATTCCGAACGTTTCGGAAGAAGCGCTGAAGAACCTCGACGAAGCCGGTATCGTCTATATCGGCGCCGAAGTTCAGCCGGGCGATATCCTCGTCGGCAAGATCACGCCGAAGGGCGAAAGCCCGATGACGCCGGAAGAAAAGCTTCTGCGCGCCATCTTCGGCGAAAAGGCCTCCGACGTGCGCGACACCTCCATGCGCATGCCGCCCGGCACTTACGGCACGATCGTCGAAGTCCGCGTTTTCAACCGCCACGGCGTTGAAAAGGACGAGCGTGCGATGGCGATCGAGCGCGAAGAGATCGAGCGTCTGGCAAAGGACCGTGACGACGAGCAGGCGATCCTCGACCGTAACGTCTACGGCCGTCTAATCGAGATGCTGCGCGGCCAGGCCTCTATTGCCGGCCCGAAGGGCTTCAAGAAGGGAGCCGAGCTTTCGAACGCCGTCGTCTCCGAATATCCCCGCTCGCAGTGGTGGATGTTCGCGGTCGAAGACGAAAAGGTCCAGAGCGAGCTCGAAGCGCTGCGCGGTCAGTACGACGAATCCAAGTCGCGCCTTGAACAGCGCTTCATGGACAAGGTCGAAAAGGTCCAGCGCGGCGATGAAATGCCTCCTGGCGTCATGAAGATGGTCAAGGTCTTCGTCGCCGTAAAGCGCAAGATCCAGCCGGGCGACAAGATGGCCGGCCGTCATGGGAACAAGGGCGTCGTCTCGCGCATTGTGCCGGTGGAGGACATGCCGTTCCTCGAAGACGGCACGCATGTCGACGTCGTTCTGAACCCGCTCGGCGTGCCTTCGCGCATGAACGTCGGCCAGATCCTGGAAACGCATCTGGGTTGGGCTTGCGCTGGCATGGGTCGCCAGATCGGCGAACTGATCGACGCATATAAGGCCAATGGCAACATTGAGCCGCTGCGCAAGACAATCGGCGATGTCGTCGGAGACGGCCCCAAGGCCGAACAGGTCCACGAGTTCGACGATGACTCGGTTCTGCGTCTCGCCGACCAGTGGAAGCGCGGCGTTTCGATTGCGACGCCTGTTTTCGACGGCGCGAACGAAGCCGACGTCAACGACATGCTGCGTCTGGCAGGTCTCAAGGATAGCGGTCAGTCGACGCTGTATGACGGCCGTACCGGTGAGCAGTTCGACCGCCAGGTGACCGTGGGCTACATCTACATGCTGAAGCTCAACCACCTGGTCGACGACAAGATCCATGCTCGTTCGATCGGTCCTTACTCGCTCGTGACCCAGCAGCCGCTGGGTGGCAAGGCGCAGTTCGGCGGCCAGCGCTTCGGCGAAATGGAAGTCTGGGCGCTCGAAGCATACGGCGCGGCCTACACGCTGCAGGAAATGCTGACGGTGAAGTCGGACGACGTCGCCGGCCGCACCAAGGTCTACGAAGCCATTGTCCGAGGAGACGATACGTTCGAAGCCGGTATTCCGGAAAGCTTCAACGTTCTCGTCAAGGAAATGCGCTCGCTGGGCCTCAGCGTCGAGCTCGAGAACACCAAGCTTGACGAGGCGCAGGCAGCTCAGCTGCCCGACGCGGCCGAGTAA